A single Anatilimnocola floriformis DNA region contains:
- the fhcD gene encoding formylmethanofuran--tetrahydromethanopterin N-formyltransferase, translating into MQLGSTWIDDTFAEAFGMRYCRLIVTAADAYWLDAALREFCGYSASVIACDAEIGIERQLTTAETPDGRVGASVLLFGFSTDALAKAIPNRAGQCLMTAPSTAVFDGLPNSETKIPLGKHIRFFGDGFQKSKKLGKRRYWRIPVMDGEFVIDDVMGIERGVAGGNIILQGINQTTALAAARRAAEAVAALPGVIAPFPGGVARSGSKVGSRYKALKASTADAYCPTLRGRVVSKLHPDANCAYEVVVDGESEAAVGLAMAAAMRAAAGDGVVSISAGNYGGKLGKFHFHLHKLLG; encoded by the coding sequence GTGCAACTCGGTTCGACTTGGATCGACGATACCTTTGCTGAAGCCTTCGGCATGCGCTACTGCCGTTTGATCGTAACGGCTGCCGATGCGTACTGGCTCGATGCTGCGCTGCGCGAGTTCTGCGGCTATAGCGCGAGCGTCATCGCTTGCGACGCCGAGATCGGCATTGAGCGGCAGCTGACGACTGCAGAAACGCCGGACGGCCGGGTCGGGGCGAGCGTGTTGCTATTCGGTTTCTCGACCGATGCGCTGGCGAAGGCCATTCCGAACCGCGCCGGCCAATGCTTGATGACAGCGCCATCGACGGCGGTCTTCGATGGCTTGCCTAACAGCGAAACAAAAATTCCGCTTGGCAAACACATTCGCTTTTTTGGCGATGGTTTTCAAAAGAGCAAAAAGCTCGGCAAGCGTCGTTACTGGCGGATTCCGGTAATGGACGGCGAGTTTGTGATCGATGATGTGATGGGCATCGAACGTGGCGTCGCCGGCGGCAACATTATTCTGCAAGGGATCAATCAGACGACCGCATTGGCTGCTGCCCGGCGCGCAGCCGAAGCGGTTGCAGCACTACCGGGCGTGATCGCTCCTTTTCCGGGAGGAGTCGCGCGGTCGGGAAGCAAAGTTGGCTCGCGCTACAAAGCATTAAAGGCTTCGACGGCCGATGCTTATTGCCCGACGCTCCGCGGCCGGGTTGTAAGCAAGCTGCATCCCGACGCCAACTGCGCTTACGAAGTAGTCGTTGACGGTGAGAGTGAAGCCGCCGTCGGCCTGGCGATGGCAGCCGCAATGCGGGCTGCAGCCGGTGACGGCGTGGTGTCGATTTCGGCAGGCAACTACGGCGGCAAGCTCGGCAAGTTTCACTTTCACTTGCACAAGCTGCTGGGCTGA
- the nadB gene encoding L-aspartate oxidase, whose protein sequence is MPLATPRYLVSFTPRQLPHFFTDVLIIGGGLAGLRAANAIDPRLSVMVVTKDALLQSNSNYAQGGIAGVLDPVDRFEDHVSDTLIAGGSLCDQRVVEMVVREAPERITELIQWGTRFDEKAGQILLGREGGHSHNRIVHALGDMTGREVMRAVAEHTAALPHVRIWENTFTIDLLTHENSCHGAVVATKHGEQMLVWAKQTILTTGGAGQIYRETTNPAIATADGHAMAYRAGAELRDMEFMQFHPTVLYIAGGSRSLITEAIRGEGARLIDRDGVRFMAQYDPRLELAPRDVVSKSIVTQMEKTRHPCVYLDVTHLDPTFIRQRFPGIAAACKQFGLDITRDRIPVRPGAHYMIGGVTVDLAGRTTVSGLWAAGEATSSGLHGANRLASNSLLEGLVYGAHAGHGASQAALAMPSDFRVFPISSAPPEDSIDSHEPLDVTDIRNSLQALMWRACGVRRSDELLVEAIATIDQWRRYVLVRQFNDVEGWELQNLLIIARVMAQAARARKESRGVHLRTDFPDMNDAEWNRHIWFRSDGTSDTSGTAT, encoded by the coding sequence ATGCCTTTGGCAACGCCCCGCTATCTCGTCTCGTTCACCCCGCGGCAGCTCCCGCACTTTTTCACCGATGTGCTGATTATCGGCGGCGGGTTGGCCGGGTTGCGGGCGGCCAATGCCATCGATCCGCGGCTGTCGGTCATGGTGGTGACGAAAGACGCACTGCTGCAATCCAACAGCAACTACGCCCAAGGTGGCATCGCCGGTGTTCTCGACCCGGTCGATCGTTTTGAAGACCACGTGAGCGACACGTTGATCGCCGGCGGCTCGCTTTGCGATCAGCGGGTGGTCGAAATGGTCGTGCGTGAAGCACCGGAACGAATCACCGAACTCATTCAATGGGGTACGCGGTTTGACGAAAAAGCCGGGCAAATTCTGCTCGGCCGCGAAGGTGGCCACAGCCACAACCGAATTGTTCACGCCCTCGGTGATATGACCGGCCGCGAAGTGATGCGGGCTGTGGCCGAACACACGGCAGCGCTGCCGCATGTACGGATCTGGGAAAACACATTCACCATCGATCTGCTGACGCACGAAAACTCCTGCCACGGCGCTGTGGTCGCCACGAAGCACGGCGAGCAAATGCTGGTCTGGGCCAAGCAGACGATTCTCACAACCGGCGGCGCGGGACAGATTTATCGTGAGACAACAAACCCGGCCATTGCTACCGCCGATGGTCATGCCATGGCGTATCGGGCCGGCGCCGAATTGCGCGATATGGAGTTCATGCAGTTTCATCCGACGGTGCTCTACATCGCCGGTGGCAGCCGCAGCTTGATCACCGAAGCCATTCGTGGTGAAGGGGCTCGGCTGATCGATCGCGACGGCGTGCGGTTCATGGCGCAGTACGATCCGCGTTTGGAGCTCGCGCCACGCGATGTCGTTTCGAAGTCGATCGTCACACAGATGGAAAAAACGCGGCACCCCTGCGTTTATCTCGACGTGACGCATCTCGATCCCACGTTCATTCGGCAGCGTTTTCCCGGCATCGCCGCGGCCTGCAAGCAATTCGGCCTCGATATTACGCGAGATCGCATTCCCGTTCGGCCCGGCGCGCACTACATGATCGGCGGCGTGACAGTCGATCTTGCTGGGCGAACCACCGTTTCCGGCCTATGGGCTGCGGGCGAAGCAACCTCGTCTGGCTTGCACGGCGCGAATCGCCTCGCCTCGAACAGCCTGCTCGAAGGCTTGGTTTATGGCGCGCATGCGGGCCACGGCGCATCGCAGGCGGCCCTCGCCATGCCGAGTGACTTTCGCGTTTTTCCTATTTCCAGCGCGCCGCCGGAAGACTCGATCGATTCTCACGAGCCGCTCGATGTCACCGACATTCGCAATTCGCTGCAAGCGCTCATGTGGCGAGCCTGCGGCGTGCGACGGTCGGACGAACTGCTGGTCGAAGCGATTGCGACCATCGATCAATGGCGCAGGTACGTGCTCGTGCGGCAATTCAACGACGTGGAAGGCTGGGAGCTGCAGAATCTGCTCATCATCGCCCGGGTAATGGCGCAAGCCGCTCGTGCGCGAAAGGAATCACGCGGCGTGCATTTGCGCACCGACTTCCCCGACATGAACGACGCCGAGTGGAATCGGCACATCTGGTTCCGCAGCGACGGAACCAGTGATACCAGCGGCACTGCAACTTAA
- a CDS encoding D-2-hydroxyacid dehydrogenase yields the protein MRIVVCYPVENRHLQQIQAAAPDCEVCNAGQEGIARELLTADIFCGHAKVPVPWPEVVKQGRLRWIQSSAAGLDHCLTPEVIASEIVVTSASGLFADQVAEQTFALMLGLLRSLPTFFRAQQKLEFIRRPTGDLHHKTVGIVGLGGNGTRIAEVLRPWKTRIIATDTFADDKPDCVDELWPADQLPKLLQASDIVILAAPLNEETEHMIGAAEFAQMRKGTMLINVARGPIVDEAALVAALQSGHLAGAGLDVTEVEPLAPESPLWAMPNVIITPHVGAQAARRVDDSTDLICENLRRYFAGKKLLNVVDKRLGYPTPAARRGE from the coding sequence ATGCGCATTGTGGTTTGCTATCCCGTCGAAAACCGCCACTTACAACAAATTCAAGCCGCAGCCCCCGATTGCGAGGTTTGTAACGCCGGCCAGGAAGGGATCGCCCGCGAATTGTTGACGGCCGATATTTTTTGCGGTCACGCCAAAGTTCCCGTGCCTTGGCCTGAAGTCGTCAAGCAAGGCCGACTCCGTTGGATCCAGTCTTCGGCTGCCGGTCTCGATCACTGCCTGACACCGGAAGTGATCGCCAGCGAGATCGTCGTAACCAGCGCATCCGGACTATTTGCCGATCAGGTTGCTGAGCAAACTTTCGCGCTGATGCTCGGTTTGCTCCGCTCGCTGCCGACGTTCTTTCGCGCTCAGCAAAAGCTCGAGTTCATTCGCCGGCCGACTGGCGACTTGCATCACAAGACCGTTGGCATCGTCGGCTTGGGCGGCAACGGCACACGCATCGCCGAAGTGCTCCGGCCGTGGAAAACTCGGATCATCGCCACCGATACTTTCGCCGATGACAAACCCGACTGCGTCGATGAACTCTGGCCCGCCGATCAATTGCCGAAGTTGCTGCAGGCCAGCGACATCGTGATTCTCGCCGCGCCGCTCAATGAAGAAACCGAGCACATGATCGGCGCTGCCGAGTTTGCGCAGATGCGTAAGGGAACGATGCTGATCAATGTCGCCCGCGGACCGATCGTCGACGAAGCAGCCTTGGTCGCTGCACTGCAATCTGGGCACCTTGCTGGAGCGGGATTGGATGTGACCGAAGTTGAGCCACTTGCTCCAGAAAGCCCGCTGTGGGCGATGCCGAATGTGATCATCACGCCGCACGTCGGAGCGCAAGCTGCCCGGCGTGTCGATGACTCGACCGATTTGATCTGCGAGAACCTGCGCCGTTACTTCGCTGGTAAAAAGCTGCTCAACGTCGTCGACAAGCGGTTGGGCTATCCCACGCCTGCAGCCCGCCGCGGCGAATAG
- the rnc gene encoding ribonuclease III, protein MTDETPVLDGDPQPTATDTATAAPLDSLTLLERCEHRIGYQFRNQALLRAALTHASGAEHRLASNERLEFLGDAILGFVVCDVLFQQFPDYLEGDLTKIKSVVVSRQTCAKVSEALGLQEFLVLGKGMSTHPSVPPSLLADVFESLIAAIYMDGGEPAARQFVLAYIGPEVELAAAGELGGNYKSLLQQLAQREVGTTPTYHLMDEKGPDHSKCFKIVAQIGGTRYQGAWGRNKKEAEQRAACNALMEIKGEPATYPSD, encoded by the coding sequence ATGACTGACGAAACTCCCGTGCTCGACGGTGATCCGCAGCCCACTGCCACGGACACCGCCACGGCCGCGCCTCTCGATTCGCTCACCTTGCTAGAGCGCTGCGAACATCGCATCGGCTATCAATTTCGCAATCAGGCCCTGCTGCGCGCTGCGCTCACGCACGCCTCCGGCGCCGAACATCGGCTGGCTTCGAACGAACGGCTGGAGTTCCTGGGCGACGCGATTCTTGGCTTTGTCGTATGCGACGTGCTGTTTCAGCAGTTCCCCGATTATCTCGAGGGAGATCTGACGAAGATCAAGTCGGTAGTCGTCAGCCGGCAGACTTGCGCCAAAGTGAGCGAAGCCCTCGGCCTGCAAGAATTTCTCGTGCTCGGCAAAGGGATGTCGACGCACCCCAGCGTGCCGCCGTCGCTGCTCGCCGATGTATTTGAGTCGCTGATCGCCGCGATCTATATGGATGGCGGTGAGCCGGCGGCCCGACAGTTTGTACTGGCCTATATCGGACCGGAAGTGGAACTCGCCGCGGCTGGCGAACTCGGCGGCAACTACAAATCGCTGCTGCAACAACTGGCCCAGCGCGAAGTTGGCACCACGCCCACCTATCACTTGATGGATGAGAAGGGCCCCGACCATAGCAAGTGCTTCAAGATCGTCGCTCAAATCGGCGGCACGCGCTATCAAGGCGCTTGGGGCCGCAACAAGAAGGAAGCCGAACAACGGGCCGCTTGCAATGCCTTGATGGAAATCAAGGGCGAGCCGGCGACGTATCCATCCGACTGA